A single Vulpes lagopus strain Blue_001 chromosome 3, ASM1834538v1, whole genome shotgun sequence DNA region contains:
- the LOC121488257 gene encoding calcium-activated chloride channel regulator 4-like, whose amino-acid sequence MGLLSFIFLLVICLLQGSNTSLVRLNDNGYEGIIFAIDPRVPEDEKIIEQIKDMVTTASIYLFEATEKRFFFRNVSILIPNNWKENPLYKRPKHESYKHADVLVAPPTLPGRDEPYTRQFTACEEKGEYIHFTPDFVLGKKEKEYGPSDRLFVHEWAHLRWGVFDEYNEDAPFYSAKSKKIEATRCSTGITGLNRVHKCQGNSCTTRGCRIDSKTKLYEKDCQFFPDKDQTEKASIMFMQGINSVVEFCNKENHNREAPSIQNKLCNFRSTWEVISNSEDFKNTTSLVAPPPPPVFSLLKIRERIVCLVLDKSGSMNGFNRLNRMNQAAKHFLLQTIENGSWVGMVHFDSTAYIKSNLIQIISSKERNNLLESLPTAANGGTSICAGIKSAFQVIGEIYPQIDGSEIVLLTDGEDNTAKNCIGEVKQSGAIIHLIALGPSADQAVIEMSALTGGNHFFASDEAQNNGLIDAFGALASGNTDLSQQPLQLESKGLILNSNTWMNGTVIMDSTVGKNTFFLITWTIQEPIISLWDPNGIPMSNFTVDTVSKMAYLRIPGNAKVGVWTYSLQAKANSETLTMTVNSQAANSSVPPITVNSKMNKDTNSFPSPMIVYAEVLQGYVPILGANVTAFIESNNGKTEVLELLDNGAGADSFKNDGVYSRYFIAYSENGRYNLKVRAQGGVNMATRYLRHPLNRASYIPGWVVDGKIEGNPPRAELDEDTQTPLESFTRTASGGAFVISNVSTLPLPDLYPPSQITDLEATPDGDEINLTWTAPGDNFDVGKVQQYIIRISDNILDLRDNFDNALQVNTTDLLPNEANSKETFAFKPGNISEENATHIFIAIQSVDKSNLTSKLSNIAQVALFIPQTESDPDESHPNSGINISSLVLLVVGSVVIISIILGAIIYIVNKKKNSRRPRTGF is encoded by the exons ATGGGATTATTAAGTTTTATCTTCCTCTTAGTCATATGCCTGCTGCAGGGGTCCAATACATCCCTCGTCCGGCTGAATGACAATGGCTACGAAGGCATTATCTTTGCTATAGACCCTCGAGTGccagaagatgaaaaaataattgaacagATAAAG GATATGGTGACTACAGCTTCTATCTACCTGTTTGAAGCcacagaaaaaagattttttttcagaaatgtatcAATACTAATTCCTAACAACTGGAAGGAAAACCCACTATACAAGAGGCCAAAACATGAAAGCTACAAACAC GCCGATGTTTTAGTTGCACCACCTACCCTCCCAGGTAGAGATGAACCATATACCAGGCAGTTCACAGCctgtgaagaaaaaggagaatataTTCATTTCACCCCTGACTTTgtacttggaaaaaaagaaaaggaatacgGACCATCAG ATAGACTGTTTGTTCATGAGTGGGCTCATCTCCGCTGGGGAGTGTTTGATGAGTACAATGAAGATGCGCCTTTCTACAGTGCTAAgtcaaaaaaaattgaagcaacaAG ATGTTCCACAGGTATTACTGGATTAAACAGAGTTCATAAGTGTCAAGGAAACAGTTGTACAACTAGAGGATGCAGAATTGATTCTAAGACAAAACTGTATGAAAAAGATTGTCAATTCTTTCCTGATAAAGATCAAACTGAAAAGGCTTCCATAATGTTTATGCAAGGTATTAATTCT GTTGTTGAATTCTGtaataaagaaaaccataaccGAGAAGCTCCAAGTATACAAAACAAATTGTGCAATTTCAGAAGTACATGGGAGGTGATCAGCAATTctgaggattttaaaaacacaacatcTTTGGTGGCACCACCCCCTCCACCTGTTTTCTCATTGCTGAAGATCAGAGAAAGAATTGTGTGCTTAGTTCTTGATAAGTCTGGAAGCATGAAT GGTTTTAATCGCCTAAATAGAATGAATCAAGCAGCAAAACATTTCCTACTGCAGACCATTGAAAATGGATCCTGGGTAGGGATGGTGCACTTTGATAGTACTGCCTACATTAAAAGTAATCTAATCCAAATAATAAGCAGCAAGGAAAGAAACAACCTCTTGGAGAGCTTACCTACAGCAGCTAACGGAGGAACTTCTATCTGTGCTGGAATTAAATCAGCATTTCAG GTAATTGGAGAAATATACCCTCAAATAGATGGATCTGAAATTGTCCTGCTGACCGATGGGGAGGATAACACTGCAAAGAATTGTATTGGCGAAGTGAAACAAAGTGGGGCTATCATTCATTTGATTGCTTTGGGACCATCCGCCGATCAAGCTGTCATAGAGATGAGTGCCCTAACAG gAGGAAACCATTTTTTTGCTTCTGATGAAGCCCAGAATAACGGCCTCATTGATGCCTTTGGAGCCCTTGCATCAGGAAACACTGATCTTTCCCAACAGCCTCTTCAG CTTGAAAGTAAGGGATTAATACTCAACAGTAATACGTGGATGAACGGCACTGTAATAATGGATAGCACTGTGGGAAAAAACACATTCTTTCTCATCACATGGACCATACAAGAACCCATTATTTCTCTCTGGGATCCCAATGGAATACCAATGAGTAATTTCACAGTGGACACAGTTTCCAAAATGGCCTATCTCAGGATTCCAGGAAACGCAAAG GTGGGTGTTTGGACTTACAGTCTTCAAGCCAAAGCAAACTCAGAAACATTAACTATGACAGTAAATTCTCAGGCAGCAAATTCTTCTGTGCCTCCAATCACAGtgaattctaaaatgaataaagacaCAAACAGTTTTCCCAGCCCAATGATTGTTTATGCAGAAGTTCTACAAGGCTATGTACCAATTCTTGGAGCCAATGTGACTGCTTTCATTGAATCAAATAATGGAAAAACAGAAGTTTTGGAACTTTTGGATAACGGTGCAG GTGCTGATTCTTTCAAGAATGATGGGGTGTACTCCAGATATTTTATAGCTTATTCAGAAAACGGCAGATATAACTTAAAAGTACGGGCTCAGGGAGGAGTAAACATGGCCACAAGATACTTAAGGCATCCACTGAACAGAGCCTCATATATACCAGGATGGGTAGTGGATG GGAAAATTGAAGGGAATCCACCAAGAGCTGAACTTGATGAGGATACTCAAACACCCTTGGAGAGTTTCACCAGAACAGCATCTGGAGGTGCATTTGTGATTTCAAATGTTTCAACACTTCCCTTGCCCGACCTGTACCCACCAAGTCAAATCACAGACCTTGAGGCTACACCTGATGGAGATGAGATCAATCTAACATGGACAGCACCAGGAGATAATTTTGATGTCGGAAAAG ttcaaCAGTACATCATAAGAATAAGTGATAATATCCTGGATCTAAGAGACAACTTTGATAATGCTCTCCAAGTAAACACTACTGATCTGTTACCAAATGAGGCCAACTCCAAAGAAACCTTTGCATTTAAACCAGGAAATATCTCAGAAGAAAATGCAACTCACATATTTATTGCCATTCAAAGCGTGGATAAAAGCAATTTAACCTCAAAACTATCCAACATTGCACAAGTAGCTTTGTTTATTCCTCAAACAGAATCTGATCCTGATGAAAGTCATCCTAACTCGGgaattaatatttcttctttggtgTTGTTAGTGGTTGGGTCTGTGgtaattattagtattattttaggtgccattatttatattgtaaataagaaaaaaaattcaagaagacctagaacaggattttaa